A window of the Trichoderma asperellum chromosome 4, complete sequence genome harbors these coding sequences:
- a CDS encoding uncharacterized protein (TransMembrane:11 (i311-332o344-364i515-537o557-584i1001-1022o1028-1050i1071-1095o1115-1132i1152-1178o1184-1204i1324-1344o)) has product MADSNKPEPSPGPPARRRAPTITIDTTAVNPNSSVVEITHDFNNQQPQPSYTISPISPPDDAASPSTMIETPFGFSQERHPEARTDTSFDISRESSRPTSPHNVSTPIGAHGFLVVPTNHKRSRQNSVDSEEASRSFVSGGETTVVASNSTQTDKYKTTPTNDKVMSDETALKPDAGTEADFDVENNPFAFSPGQLNKMFNPKNLAAFYHLGGLSGLERGLRTDRKAGLSTEENYLEGYVTFGEATSKKNDKQATATLLTAGEPAARTMSQSSRRSLGFQDRYRVFRDNRLPEKKGKSLLELMWITYNDKVLILLSIAAAISLAVGLYQTFGQAHTPDEPKVEWVEGVAIIVAIAIVVIVGSLNDYQKERQFAKLNKKKQDRNVKVVRSGATMEVSVFDLMVGDVIHLEPGDMVPADGVLIEGFDVKCDESQTTGESDIIRKQGGDEVYEAIMNHESLKKMDPFIQSGSRIMEGVGTYMATSTGIYSSYGKTLMALNDDPEMTPLQAKLNVIATYIAKLGGAAGLLLFIVLFIEFLVRLPHDDNSTPAQKGQMFLNIFIVTVTIIVVAVPEGLPLAVTLALAFATTRMLKDANLVRHLKACEVMGNATTICSDKTGTLTQNKMQVVAGTVGVNHEFRQSRVQDVDNAEGDNKKPLPASDFVNKLSAPVRELLLDSIALNSTAFEGEVEGEKTFIGSKTETALLLFARAHLGMGPVSELRGNSTTLQLIPFDSGRKCMGIVVQQRDGTARLFIKGASEILLAKCDKVLQNPLADASVVSMAQGDIDATNQLIVSYAERSLRTISLCYRDFESWPPPALRRGEGKGEILFEDLFQKMTFAGMVGIQDPLRDGVAEAVQLCQMAGVVVRMVTGDNKITAQAIAKECGILQSDSLVMEGPDFRNLSKLKQNEIIPKLHVLARSSPEDKRILVKRLKELGETVAVTGDGTNDAPALKMADVGFSMGIAGTEVAKEASAIILMDDNFASIVKALKWGRAVNDAVKRFLQFQITVNITAVILTFVSAVSSESEKSVLTAVQLLWVNLIMDTLAALALATDPPQDSVLDRKPEPKGSSIISPTMWKMIIGQALYQLAITFLLYFGGSNVVQPIVGGEVTKADIETLVFNTFVWMQIFNQWNNRRLDNKFNIFEGLTRNWFFIAISTLMMGGQVLIIFVGGAAFSIADKDQSGGMWGIALVLGFLSIPIGVLIRLIPDSFVIKLVPEFLRRRAKQVPGFTISDEEMDMYPEPLVDVRDELNFLRRMKGGRLNNLKFAIQHPKEMITRSRSPSHSRSNSVMTTDTPGREDSFPSRVATPVSRQRSRSARSRSNSALGAPTVMAGIVAAGVAAGWSPIGRPSAEDREAMMQHYQLQLQHQSRTEESPEQGSQKPAEGQNSEAQK; this is encoded by the exons ATGGCCGACTCCAACAAGCCTGAGCCCTCTCCAGGGCCTCCAGCGAGGCGGAGGGC GCCGACGATAACAATAGACACAACTGCCGTCAACCCCAATAGCAGCGTTGTAGAAATTACACACGATTTTAACAACCAACAGCCGCAACCTAGCTACACCATCTCTCCCATCTCCCCCCCAGACGACGCCGCCAGCCCCTCTACAATGATAGAGACGCCTTTTGGCTTTTCTCAAGAAAGGCACCCCGAAGCACGGACGGACACATCCTTCgatattagcagagagagcAGCCGGCCAACAAGTCCTCACAATGTCTCGACTCCCATTGGCGCGCACGGATTCTTGGTTGTACCGACGAACCACAAAAGATCACGGCAGAACTCAGTCGATTCCGAAGAAGCGAGCCGTTCGTTCGTTTCAGGGGGGGAAACCACCGTGGTTGCTTCCAACTCAACGCAGACGGACAAGTACAAGACGACGCCAACAAACGATAAAGTGATGAGCGACGAGACAGCGTTGAAGCCTGATGCAGGGACTGAGGCCGACTTCGATGTTGAGAACAACCCATTTGCCTTTTCACCAGGCCAACTCAACAAGATGTTCAACCCCAAGAACCTTGCGGCCTTCTATCACCTAGGAGGTTTGAGCGGCTTGGAGCGCGGTCTGCGAACGGATCGCAAAGCTGGCTTAAGCACCGAAGAAAACTATCTGGAAGGATACGTCACATTTGGAGAGGCAACTTCGAAAAAGAATGATAAGCAGGCTACCGCGACCTTGCTGACAGCTGGGGAACCGGCGGCTCGCACAATGTCTCAATCAAGTCGACGATCACTAGGATTTCAAGACCGATACCGAGTGTTTAGAGACAATCGATTAccagagaagaaaggcaAGAGCTTACTGGAACTTATGTGGATCACTTACAATGATAAAGTGTTGATTCTTTTGTCGATTGCTGCCGCCATCAGTCTTGCCGTTGGTCTCTATCAAACCTTTGGCCAGGCACACACGCCAGATGAACCCAAGGTCGAATGGGTCGAAGGCGTTGCCATTAtcgttgccattgccatcgtGGTCATTGTGGGATCGCTAAACGATTATCAAAAGGAAAGACAGTTTGCAAAGctaaacaagaagaagcaagatcGAAATGTCAAGGTTGTACGTTCTGGAGCGACAATGGAAGTATCTGTATTCGACCTCATGGTTGGCGACGTGATCCACCTCGAACCTGGCGACATGGTTCCCGCCGATGGTGTCCTCATTGAAGGCTTTGACGTCAAATGCGATGAATCTCAGACGACAGGAGAATCGGACATTATACGCAAACAGGGCGGTGACGAAGTCTACGAAGCCATTATGAATCATGAGAGCCTCAAAAAGATGGATCCATTCATTCAGTCCGGATCCCGGATCATGGAAGGTGTTGGCACTTATATGGCCACGTCAACTGGCATCTACTCTTCCTACGGAAAGACTCTCATGGCTCTCAACGATGACCCGGAAATGACACCACTTCAGGCGAAGCTGAACGTCATCGCCACGTACATTGCTAAGCTCGGTGGTGCTGCCGGTCTGCTCTTGTTTATTGTCTTATTCATCGAGTTTCTGGTCCGTTTGCCGCATGATGATAACTCTACTCCGGCGCAGAAGGGACAGATGTTCCTCAACATCTTCATTGTCACAGTAACAATCATTGTCGTTGCTGTCCCGGAAGGTCTCCCCCTTGCCGTTACCTTGGCTCTCGCTTTCGCTACAACTCGTATGCTCAAAGATGCCAACCTGGTTCGACACCTAAAAGCTTGTGAAGTCATGGGCAACGCGACAACAATCTGCTCTGACAAGACAGGAACTTTGACTCAGAATAAAATGCAAGTTGTAGCAGGAACAGTGGGAGTGAACCATGAGTTTCGCCAGTCTCGCGTACAAGACGTCGATAACGCTGAAGGCGACAACAAGAAACCATTACCCGCATCAGATTTTGTCAATAAGCTTAGCGCTCCGGTGAGAGAGTTGCTTCTGGATTCTATTGCTTTGAACTCGACGGCATTCGAAGGCGAggttgaaggagaaaagacgTTTATCGGCTCCAAGACCGAGACGGCCCTTCTCCTGTTTGCCAGAGCCCATCTGGGCATGGGGCCTGTCAGCGAGCTACGGGGAAATTCGACAACTCTACAGCTGATTCCCTTTGATTCAGGTCGTAAGTGCATGGGAATTGTTGTCCAGCAACGCGATGGCACGGCCAGACTGTTCATCAAGGGCGCCTCGGAGATCCTGCTTGCCAAATGCGACAAAGTTTTACAGAATCCATTGGCGGATGCCTCTGTGGTGTCGATGGCACAGGGAGATATCGATGCAACCAACCAGCTTATTGTATCTTACGCAGAGCGCTCATTACGAACCATCAGTTTGTGCTACAGAGATTTTGAGTCGTGGCCTCCGCCAGCTTTGCGCCGCGGTGAGGGCAAGGGTGAAATCCTATTTGAGGATTTATTCCAGAAGATGACGTTTGCCGGCATGGTGGGTATCCAGGATCCCCTACGAGATGGCGTCGCCGAGGCTGTTCAGCTATGCCAAATGGCCGGCGTTGTTGTTCGCATGGTTACTGGTGACAATAAGATCACTGCTCAGGCCATTGCCAAGGAATGTGGAATTTTGCAGTCTGATAGCTTGGTTATGGAGGGCCCCGACTTCCGTAATTTGAGTAAGCTCAAGCAAAACGAAATCATCCCCAAACTTCATGTCCTTGCGAGATCCAGCCCCGAGGACAAGCGCATTCTAGTGAAAAGGCTTAAGGAGTTGGGAGAGACCGTTGCCGTTACTGGTGATGGCACCAACGACGCCCCCGCTCTCAAAATGGCCGACGTTGGATTTTCCATGGGCATCGCCGGTACTGAAGTTGCCAAGGAAGCGTCCGCTATCATCCTTATGGATGACAACTTTGCCAGCATTGTCAAAGCCCTGAAATGGGGCCGTGCTGTCAATGATGCTGTTAAACGTTTCTTGCAGTTCCAGATTACAGTCAACATCACTGCCGTCATCCTCACCTTTGTTTCTGCCGTCTCTAGCGAGTCTGAAAAGTCTGTCCTCACGGCTGTTCAGCTGCTTTGGGTTAATCTGATTATGGACACACTGGCAGCTCTTGCTCTCGCTACTGATCCGCCGCAGGACAGTGTTTTGGACAGGAAGCCTGAGCCTAAGGGTTCGTCTATCATCTCGCCAACCATGTGGAAAATGATTATTGGACAAGCCTTGTACCAACTGGCTATCACGTTCCTGCTGTACTTTGGCGGCAGCAACGTGGTCCAGCCCATTGTTGGAGGCGAGGTCACCAAAGCCGACATTGAAACTCTGGTCTTCAATACATTCGTCTGGATGCAAATCTTCAACCAATGGAA TAATCGACGCTTGGATAACAAATTTAACATCTTTGAAGGCCTGACACGCAACTGGTTCTTTATCGCAATCAGCACTCTCATGATGGGTGGCCAGGTTCTGATCATCTTCGTTGGCGGTGCTGCTTTTTCGATTGCAGACAAAGACCAATCCGGAGGAATGTGGGGCATTGCCCTTGTGCTCGGATTCCTCTCCATCCCAATCGGTGTTCTTATTCGCCTTATTCCAGACAGCTTTGTTATCAAACTGGTGCCAGAATTCCTTAGGCGTCGAGCGAAACAGGTGCCTGGGTTCACAATCTCTGACGAGGAGATGGACATGTACCCTGAGCCGTTGGTTGATGTTCGCGATGAACTTAACTTTCTCAGGCGCATGAAGG